The DNA segment CCCGACATAGCCGACGATTCCACACATAGAGAACCAGGGTAGTGCAAGAGCCCCGGAGGGACGGGTGAGCTACGGTCGTCACGTGGCCAGCACAAAGAAGCTGTTCAAGGCTTTGACCCGCCGCGGCCCTTATCGCGTTCTGCGCGGTGACCTGGCCTTCGCCGGTTTACCCGGCGTGGTGTACACCCCGGAATCGGGGATGAACCTGCCCGGTGTGGCGTTCGGGCACGATTGGCTGGCCAGTGGGCTGCGCTACAGCGGCACGCTCGAACATCTGGCGTCCTGGGGAATCGTGGCGGCGGCGCCCGACACCGAGACCGGCATCGCGCCGTCGGTGCTCAACCTCGCCTTCGACCTGGGCACCACGCTCGACATCATCACCGGGGTGCGGCTCGGGCCGGGTCAGATCAGCGTGCACCCGGCCAAGCTCGCCGTGGTCGGGCACGGTTTCGGCGGGTCGGCCGCAGTGTTCACCGCCGCCGGTATGCCGGATCGGTTGCAGGCGGCGGCCGCGCTGTTCCCGACCGTCTCCCGGCCGCCGGCCGAACAGCCGGCGGCTTCGCTGCAGGTCCCCGGGTTGATCCTGGCCGATCCGGGCGATCCGATGTCGCTGCGGTCGAATGCGGTCGAGTTGGCGCGCGCGTGGAAGCCGGCGACGATGCGCGCGGTGCACAAGGTGACCGCCGGCGGCCTCGTCGAGGGTCGCCGGTTGGCGCGGGCCGTGAAGCTCCCGGGCGAGGACAGAGGCACCCAGAGGATCGTGCGTGCGCTGCTGACCGGATACCTGCTCAACGAGCTGACCGGCGATCGGAAGTACCGCGATTTCAGCAGCTCCGAGGCGGTGCTTCCGAAGACCGACGTGATGGATCCGCACTCCGACGATCCCGTCGATCTGGAGAACAAGGTCGTCGCGCTGCTGAAGCCGTAGCCACCTCTTAGTTGGCCCAACCAACCGGTTGGCTGTATAACCCTTTCATGCGCACTGGCATCTTCATGAGTTATGCGGGCGGCTTCCGTGAGGCCGTCGAGGACGTCGTCGAACTCGAGAAGGTCGGTGTCGACATCGCCCTGGTGGCCGAGGCCTACTCGTTCGACGCGATCAGCCAGTTGGGTTATCTGGCGGCCAAGACCACCCGCATCGAACTCGGCTCCGGCGTGGTGCCGATCTATGTGCGCACCCCGTCACTGCTGGCGATGACGGCGGCGGGGCTGGATTACGTCTCCGACGGCCGCTTCCGGCTCGGTATCGGGACGTCCGGCCCGCAGGTGATGGAGGGGTTCCACGGCGTCCCGTTCGACGCGCCGCTGGGCCGCACCCGCGAGGTGGTCGAGATCTGCCGGCAGGTGTGGCGCCGCGAGAACGTCCAATTCGACGGCAGGCACTACCAGATCCCGCTGCCCAGCGAAGGGCCCAATGCCCGGGGCACCGGGCTAGGCAAGCCGCTGCATCTCATCAATCATCCGGTGCGCGAACGTATTCCGATCACGATCGCGGCGCTGGGGCCGAAAAACGTCGAGCTCACCGCGGAGATCGCCGAGGGCTGGCAGCCGGTGTTCTTCTATCCCGAGCGCGCCGACGCGGCATGGGGTGACGCGCTGCGGGCGGGGCTGGCCAAGCGCGATCCGGAACTCGGCCCGCTGGACGTGATGGTGAGCGCGGCGCTGGCCGTCGGCGACGACGTCGACGACCGGTTGGCGTGGGTGAAACCCCAACTGGCGCTGTACATCGGCGGTATGGGCGCGCGCGGCAAGAACTTCTACCACAACCTCGCGACCCGCTACGGGTTCGGCGAGGTGGCCGACCACATCCAGGATCTGTACCTGGCGGGCAAGAAGGCCGAGGCCATCGATGCCGTGCCCGACGAGCTCGTGCGGTCGGTGTCGCTGATCGGGCCGAAGGGCTTCGTCAAGGAGCGGCTGGCCGCCTATGCCGAGGCCGGCGCCACCACGCTGCTGCTGCAGCCGGTCACCGCCGACCGTCGTGAGTCGGTGCGCTTCGTCGAGGAACTGCACGCGCTGCTGCCGTGAGACTGAAACCACGCAGTGAAAGTGCGAGTGGCGACCTGCGTGAGTTCAGTCTCGCGAGTCGCTACTCGCCCACCTGCGGTACCTCGTCGGCTGCGATTTCGCACGGTGTCGCCGATGCCGGGTCCGGCGGGGGCGCAACGGGTGCCGCCAGCGGCGCCGCCGGTGCGGGAGTCGGCGCCGGGGGTTCCGGGGCGGGTTCATCGATGGGCGGCTCGGTTGCTGTGACGACCGGCTCGGTGACGCCCTCCTCGAGGACCTCGCCTTCCTCGCCAACCTCGTCACCCTCGCCTTCTGGCTCCGCCGCCTCCTCGTCCTCAACCTCGGCGTCCTCGTCCTCGGCCTCGTCCGTGTCGTCGGCTTCCTCGTCGGTATCGTCGTCCAACTCGGGTTCCTCGGGTTCCTCGGGCTCGGGCAGCTCGCCGAGCGCATCGCCGACAGTGGGCACCAGACCGCTGATCATCTCGCCGAGTTGTTGCCCCAGACCCGACAGGCCGGACAAGCCACCGAGCCCCGAACCCATGTCCGGCATCGCTCCGGCCGAGGGCATCGCCGCGGTGGGCGGCATCGCAGGGGGCGCAGTCGCTGCGGCAGGTTCCGTCACAGCCGGCAGCGGCGGCGCAGCGACCGGGGCCACCGCGCCCGGATCCGGAAAGCCCATGGGCGCTTCACTTCTCACCGCGGTGGTCGCATTGTCGAAGCACCGGCATATCGCCTCGGTGGCCGCTTCCATCGCGGCGACCCATTCCGCACGGACGTCTTGTTCGACGAACGGCGCCACCTGCGCATCGACCAGTTCACTGGCCGTCGACCGGTCCCCCACTCCCGTGTTGACGGTCTCCGCCGCCGCCCGCCACTCCCCCCGCACGCCATCGGTTCTGGCGTCCACCTCCTCCGCGGCGGCCACCTTCGCATCGACGATCCGCCACAGCTCGTCGCGCAGCGCACCCACTTGCTCGGCCGCGGCCGACAGCGCGGTGACCGCCTGCGTCGACGCCGCACTGTGCCGGTGCAGGACATCGGCGGCCGCATCGGCACCCGCCCCGCTCCACGCGGCGCTCAGCGCATTCAGCTGCGCATCCTGCACCTGCTGAGCCTCCCGCACCGCCACCACCGCCGCGCGCAACGCGGCGTGGTCGGCATCGAGCGCATGCAGGTCGAGCCCCGCCTCCGTCGTGTAGGCCTGCTCCAGCCGGCCGGTCAGACCATGGCCACAGGTCCCGAGCGCCTGACACGCCTCGGCGTATCGCGCGAAATCGTCCACGGCGGGCTGCCCTTCGGCCAACCGACCCGCGACGTCAAAGGTGCCGGCCACGGCTCAGACCCGCGACGCCGCGTCGGCGTCGGCCTGCGCATAGCGGGTGGCCGAGGCCCGCAACATCGCCGCGATGCCGGCCGCCGAGCGCGCCCACGTGTGCAGCGCGACCACCACGTCGTCCACCGCCGCGCGCAACGCGTCACCGTGAGCGACATAGCCGCGCCCGGCGGCGGACCCGTCGAACGACAACGCCGAAAGGTGCGACCGCACAGCCGAATCGACGATGCTCGCGGCCGCGTCGTACCGACCCGCGATGCCCACGAGTGCCGCACCGTCGACGCGGGCGGCCTGAACTGCTCCCATGCCAGATTAGGACGCTGCGCATCGCGCAGCGGTTCCACGTTTCAGCGCTGTTCGCTCACTGATTCGGCCACCCGCACCGCCAGCTGACGGGCGGTGTCCTCGTCGGCCGCCTCGACCATGACCCGCACGACCTGTTCTGTGCCGGAGGGGCGCAACAGGATTCGCCCGGTGTCACCGAGCGCCGCCTCGGCCTCGGCCACCGCGGTCTGCACCGACGGCGCCTGCGCGACGGTCGCCTTGTCCGCGACCGCGACGTTGATCAGCACCTGCGGCAACGTCTGCATGGGTTCGGCGAGGGCGGCCAGCGACCTGCGGGTCTGCGCCATCCGCGACATCAGGCGCAGGCCGGTCAGGATGCCATCGCCGGTGGTGCCGAGCGACGGCAGCACGATGTGACCGGACTGTTCTCCGCCCAGCGCGTACGACCCCGCCCGCAACTCTTCGAGCACGTACCGGTCCCCCACGCTGGTGGTGCGGACCTCGATGCCCGCATCGCGCATCGCCAGATGCAGACCGAGATTGCTCATCACGGTCGCGACCAGGGTGTCCGAGGTCAACTCGCCGGCCTCCTTCATGGCCAGCGCCAGCACCACCATGATCGCGTCGCCGTCGATGACCCGGCCGTTGGCGTCGACGGCGAGGCAGCGGTCGGCGTCACCGTCGTGCGCCAGTCCCAGATCCGCACCGTAGGAGACCACGGCGGCCTGGAGGGTCTCCATGTGCGTCGAGCCGCAGCCCTCGTTGATGTTGAGGCCGTCGGGATCGGCGTTGATGGTCAGGACGTTGGCGCCCGCCGCGCGGTAGGCCAGCGGTGCGGCCACCGACGCGGCGCCGTGGGCGCAGTCGACCACGACCGTCAGCGCGTCGAGGCGGGTCGTGACGGCCTTGCCGACGTGCCGCAAGTAGCGGTCCAGGGCGTCGGCGGCGTCGACGACGCGGCCGATGCCCGCACCGACCGGACGGTCACCGGGTCCCTGCTGTACGAGTTCGGCGATGCGGTCCTCGGTCGCGTCGTCGAGCTTGTGCCCGCCGGGACCGAAGATCTTGATGCCGTTGTCGGGCATCGGATTGTGCGACGCGGAGATCATCACGCCGAAGTCGGCGTCGTAGGCGTTGGTGAGGTAGGCCACCGCGGGGGTGGGCAGGACACCGACGCGCAACGCGTCGACGCCCTCGCTGGTCAGGCCGGCGATCACCGCGGCCTCGAGCATCTCGCCGCTGGCGCGGGGATCGCGGCCCACGACGGCCACCCTGCGCCGGGCGTCGCCACCGGTGCTCAGCCGTCGCGCGGCCGCTGATCCGAGCGCCAACGCGAGCTCAGCGGTCAGATCGCGGTTGGCGACCCCGCGCACGCCGTCGGTGCCGAACAGTCGAGCCATGGGGACAAACTTCTCACACAAGGCGGTCGTGGAGCCAACTCCGCCCCGAACGACGCACCGCCCGCATCCGGGTGGATGCGGGCGGTGTGCCAGGTGGATCGACTATCCGATCGGGGCGGTGTCGGCCGGAGCGGTCTGGCTCGACTCACCCTCGGCCGGCAGCTGCACATCGTCGGTGCCGCCCGGGGTCACCACGGGAGCCTCGGCGGCAGGCGCCTCGGCCGCGGCAGGCACACCGTTCTTGATGGCCAGCGCGCCACCCGGCAGGCCCTCGCACACGGTCTGCTCGGTGCCCTCGGTGTCGACCTGCTCAACCAGAGCGGTCACATCGGAGGCCGGGGTGCCGCAGATCGCGCCGGCGGCGGTGGCAGCCGTCTCGGCGTCCACGGCTTCGAGGATGGCGGTGTTGCCGACCGCGACGGTGACGAGACCGTCGGGGGTCTCGGCGGGCTGGGCGTTGGCCAGGCCGAGCCCGGCGGTGAACAGCAGGCCCCCACCGAGGACGGTGCCGGCGACGGTGTTCTTCAGGATGGTGTTCATGGGTGCTCCTTTTCAGTCACGAAGCCACGGCCCGGTTCGGTACGAGTGACTGACTCGTCCCCGGAGGCGGAAGGTCCGCCGACGCCGCATGGCAGCGCCCGTGCTCCGATTCGAGGGTTTCCCAATCTCGCCGCCGGATTCAAGCCGCCGGGGCGCATCCGCACCGATGAGCGAGCAGTCCTAATTAACTCCTCGCCGCAGGGCCGCAGCGAACGTCCTGCGCATGCAGGAGCCGTCGGCGCGGCGCGCTTTACTCGATCCGCAGTGTGTGACGGCTCACAAAATGCGAATCGCCGGGCACATCGAGGATGTGCCCGGCGATCCGGCATGTCGATCAGCGCTTGCTGTACTGAGGCGCCTTACGGGCCTTCTTGAGGCCGTACTTCTTACGCTCGATGGCGCGCGGGTCACGAGTCAGGAACCCGGCCTTCTTGAGCGCCGGACGATCCTCCGGCTGCACCAGGATGAGCGCACGGGCCAGCGCCAGGCGCAGGGCGCCTGCCTGCCCGGACGGGCCACCGCCGTCGAGGTGGGCGTAGACGTCGAAGCTGTCCACCCGGTCGACGGTCACCAGCGGGGCCTTGATGAGCTGCTGGTGCACCTTGTTGGGGAAGTAGTCCTCCAGGGTGCGGCCGTCCAGGTTGAACTTGCCGGTGCCGGGCACCAGGCGCACCCGCACCACGGCCTCCTTGCGGCGGCCGACGGTCTGGATCGGGCGGTCGATGTAGACGGGCTCGCGGGGTTCGACGTCCGCGGTCACTTCCTCGGTCGTCGATTCGACGGCTTCGGTTCCAGTCACCTCTGTCATTGGGCCACCTGCTTGATCTCGAACGGAATCGGCTGCTGCGCAGCGTGCGGGTGGTTCGGGCCCGCGTACACCTTGAGCTTCTTCTGCACCTGTCGGCTCAGCTTGTTGTGCGGCAGCATGCCGACGATCGCACTCTCCACGACGCGGGTCGGATGCTTGAGCAGCACCTCACCGATGCTGCGCCGGCGCAGGCCGCCGGGGTAACCCGAGTGGCGGTAGGCGTACTTCTTGTTGATCTTGTCGCCGCTGAGAGCGATCTTCTCGGCGTTGATGACGATGACGAAATCGCCACCGTCGACATTCGGCGTGAACGTCGGCTTGTGCTTGCCGCGCAGCAGCTTGGCTGCTTCGACGGCGAGCCGGCCGAGCACCACGTCGGTGGCGTCGATGACGTACCACGAGCGCGTGGTGTCACCCGCCTTCGGCGTGTATGTAGGCACAGTGCTTACCCTTCTCATCTCGGGTTTTACCCCGCATCGGACCCCGGTGACCCGGGTGACGGTCTAGCGTGGCGGAGGTTTGTCCCGGCGACCGACGTTGACCCGGGGACCGCGTTACCGTGACGGCACCGCACACCAACGAGCGAGCTTACCTGCGCGCGTCGTCGCAGGTCAAAACGCAGAACTGTGCGGTCCCTCCGGGCTCCCCTCCCGTCGGGACCGCACAGGGTCTGTGGTGGGTGGCTCACCACCCCCAGGCGTTGGCCGCGCTGCGATCGGTCGCCGCGACGTCGTCGGCGCCGTCGCGCACCGCGCTGCCCAAGCCGAACAGAATCTCGTTCAGCGCCGCGGCCGCCTGATCCCATCGCATCTGCTCGGCGCGGTACGCCTCGGCGGCGTGCCGGGTCCACACCTGCTGCAGCGGGGCGATCTGTGCGCGCAGTTCGTCGAGCGCGGCGTTGAGCCGTCCGTGCGTGGTGTGGATCTCCTGGCGCACGGTGTACTCGATCTGGTCGAAGTCGTAGGACAGAACGTGGTCCATGGTGTCTCCCATTGTCTCCGCTAGAGGGTCTGGCCGATGACACCGATTTGGTGCGAATGCCCGTCTGCTGCGGCGAGCAGCGCCTGCTGATTGCTCCGCATGGTCTCGGCGATCCGCTGCAGGGCGGTGTGCAGCTTCACCGACTCGCCGTTCCAGCGGTCGACCACCTCGCGGAATCGCACGGCTGCCACGCCGCCCCACACCGACGGCGGCACGCTGGTCATGCGGCCGATGAACGACTGCAGCATGGCCCGGATCTCTTCGTTGCGGGCGTCGATCACGCCGGCGACAGAGCCCATGAGCTCGAAGTCGGTGTTGAGCGCCCCACCGGTGGGTGTCGTCATCGAGTGAATTCCCTTCTGCTGTGTGCGATATCAGGTTCGACGCCGAGAAGTCGTGTTCGGTTCCGTTGCGTCGCGGGTTTTTTTCAGAACACCGCGTGCGTCGACCGCACCGCGGTCTCGCACACCGGCCGGATGGGGTCGGCTCCGCCGATCGGGTGCTGGCAGCCGATCGCGATCCGCAGGGCGTTGTCGACGAGCACCGCCCACTCGGTCTGATGCTTCGCGCGCCGCTCCTGATAGGTGGCGACCGCCCGGCCGCCTCGTTCGTCGACGGCACGGAAGTCGGTGAACACGTCGGCGTCTTCAGCCTGGAGTGCGTCGCGCAGCGTGTCGGCCACCTCTTCCAGCGGCTGGGGGCGCGGCAGCACCGACTGGGTGAGGTGCAGCGCGACGGCGTGATCGGTGGGTGACGTGATCTGGACGCGGGCCGAACCGCTGCCCTCGGTCACGCGTTGAACGGTCCACAACGCGGGGACGATCACCCCGACGCGGCCCTCGACCAGAAGTGCCGTCGGTTCGGCAGGCGCAGGAGTGCCGTCGTAGGTGATGGCCGCGGCGCCCACGCACACGGTGGTCACCAGCGCTCCGGCGAGAAGTGGGCCGGTCCGGCGCCGCCGACGTTCGGGTGCCGGCCGATCGGTGACCCGCGCCACCGGCGGCCCCGCCCGCGTGGCGGTGACGCCCCGCTCGCCGAGGGCGGCGATGATCGCCGCAGCCAACGCATCGCCACCGACACCCGGAGGTGCGTCGACGACCGCGCTTGGCGCATGACCGATTTCGCGGACGACCGCCGTGCACACCGCGTCGTCGGTGGTGCGGGTGATCGTGCAGACACCGGTCGAGACGACGGCCACGTGTTCGGCGGCGATCTCCACGACAGGGGTGAGACCGTCACCGAACAACTCAGCACGCGTGATCACCTCGGCGTCGATTCCGGTCGACGCCTCGAGCACCACCTCCACCCTGCGCCTGCTCCACCAACTCGGGTGGACCACGGTGAGTCCGCCGTCACCGGGGCCGGCGGCCGACCGCAGCAACTCCGTCATCACGGTGCGGACCGCGGCCGGGCGATCGTTGACGAGCATCAGGTCATCGTCGATGGATTCGATTGCCGCACTGGCTTTGTCGTCGTCGATCGGCCGGGGCCCCCGGATCGTGACCGGCCCCACTTCGAGGAGCGTCACGGCGGCTCCGTCCACGCCACCTGAATGAGCTGATCGGGCGCACCGCGGGTGACCAGCGTCGCGCGGCCTGGCGGCAGCGGGGTCGGGCGGACCGAGCCGAGGAGTACGCCCTCGTCGGGTCCGGCGCTCATCATCAGGCCCATCGCACCGAGATCGCGCAGCCGTCCCAACAGCGGGTCGAACATCGCGCGGGCGGCGCCGCCGGAGCGGCGGGCCACGATCACGTGCATACCGACGTCGCGGGCATGCGGCAGATAACCGAGCAGCGGCGTCAATCCGGCCCCACCGGCGACCAGGTCGTAATCGTCGATCACGACGTACAGTTCGGGCCCCGACCACCACGAGCGAGTGCGCAGCTGCTGCTGCGTGACGCCTGCGCCGGGCATGCGGGCCGCGAGGCGCTCGATCAGGGCGGGCACCGCTGTGGCGAGCCCGGACTCGGCCATCACATAGCCGGCCAGATGGTCGGATTCGACGACGCCGAGCAGGGTGCGGCGAAAGTCGACGAGGAGCAGCTGCACCGCATCCGGCGGATTGCTCGCGATCAACCCGGCGCACAGTGTGCGTAGCACGGCGGTCTTCCCGCACTCGACGTCGCCGAGCACGATGAGATGTTGCTGTGCCGCGAAATCGACTGCGACCGCGGTTCTTTCCGCTTCACCGAGTCCGATGAGCACCCGGGTTGCGGACTGGGCGCCGGCGATGTCGTGGCGACGGACGAGTGCGGGTAGCGCAGCGATCGGCGGCGCACTGCGATGCCCGTAGCGGATCCGCAAGGTGCCCGCGGCGGCGGTGAGCGCCGCGCCGAGCCCATCGGCACTCCGGTGTCCGTCGAGGCGCGGCAACGCGATCACCGTCTCGCGCCCGTCGCGGGTGAGGCCCCGGCCCGGTGGACCGTCGGTGAGCTGCCGGGCCCGCTTGCGGTCCATCTCCGATTCCGCCGGATCTCCCAGGCGCAGCTCGATGCGGGTGCCGAGTTGGTCCTTGAGCGCCGGGCGCAGATCGGCCCAGCGCGATGCGGTGAGGACGACGTGCACGCCATAGGACAGCCCCTGAACGGCGAGCGCGGTGATCGAGGGCTCGAGTTGCTCGAAGTCCCGCCGCAGGACCGCCCAGCCGTCGACGACGAGGAACACCTCGCCGTAGGGGTCTCCCCCGGCGACGGGATCTCCCGCGGCGCGGCGGCGACGGTAGTCGGCGATCGACTCGATGCCGTCGCGGCGGAACCGCTGTTCCCGTGCGCGGACGAGGGATTCGCATTCGGCGACGATCCGGCGGAGCAGATCGGCGTCCTGCCGTCCGGCCACCACGCCGGTGTGCGGCAGGTCCGCCATCGCGGCCAGTGCACCGCCGCCGAGGTCGAGGCAGTAGAACTGCACGTCCCGGGGATCGTTCGTGGCCGCGAGCGCCAGCATCAGTGTGCGCAGTGCAGTCGACTTGCCCGCGCGCGGACCTCCGACCACCGCGACGTTGCCCGCCGCGCCACCGAGGCCGACGGCGTAGAGCTCGCGCCGCTGTTCGAACGGGCAGTCCACCAGGCCGATCGGCACGCTGAGCGGCGCGGCCTGGTCGGTAGGCGCGCGGGACAGCACGGCGTCGAGAGTGGGTGGATCAGACAGGGGCGGCAGCCACACCCGGTGGGCCGGAGTGCCGTGGCCGGCCAGCCGGTCCACCACGGCGTCGAGCAGCGATGACATCGAACCGGTTGCAGACGAGGTCTTTTCGTGCGGTTCACCTGCGGCGGTGGTGAAGAGCCGCGGCCTGGGCGCGTTATCGGGTGCGCCGCGCGCCGCGGTGACCGGACCGGAGACGAATGCCGTGCGGAATCGGGTCAGCTCGCCGGAGGCCGTTTTCAGATAGCCGACGCCGGGGGTGTTGGGCAGATCGTGGGCGTCAGCCACACCGAGGACCGCCCGCGATTCGCCGGCCGAGAAGGTCTTGAGGCAGATCCGGTACGACAGGTGGGTGTCGAGTCCGCGCAGCCGGCCCTCGTCGAGGCGTTGGCTCGCGAGCAGCAGGTGCATGCCCAGCGAGCGGCCAACCCGCCCGATCGCGAGGAACAGTTCGGCGAAATCGGGATGCTGGGTGAGAAGTTCGGAGAATTCGTCGACGACGATGAGCAGCACCGGCAGCGCAGGCAAATCGGGTCGCGACGACCTCGCCTTCCGGTAGCCGGCGATGTTCGCGATGTTTCCGGCGCTGCGCAGCAGTTGCTGGCGGCGGTGCATCTCGCCGGCCAGGGCGTCCCGCATGCGCGAGACCAGATGCGCTTCCTCCTCGAGGTTGGTGATCACCGCCGAGACGTGTGCGGTCCGGTCCAGGCCGAGAAAGGTGGCGCCGCCCTTGAAGTCGACGAGGATGAGGTTCAGGGTGTCCGGCGGGTGCGAGGCGATCAGGCCGAGGGTCAACGTGCGCAGCAGCTCGGATTTTCCCGAGCCGGTGGCGCCGACGCACAATCCGTGCGGCCCCATCCCGTGTTCGGCGGCTTCCTTGAGGTCGAGTTCCACCGGGATCCCGTTGTCCGACAGCCCGATCGGCACGCGGAGGAACTGCGCCGGGGCCCGCGGTCGCCACACGGCCGCGGGGTCGACCGACGCCGGATCCCCTATGCCGAGCAGATCCTGCCAGTTCCGGGGCGCCGTTCGGGCCGGCGCCTCGTCGACGCCTGCGCGGGCGGCCAACCGCCTGGCGCAGACGACGGTCTGTTCGCGGGTGAGCCCGTCCGGCTTGCCCACCCGCTCGTCGCCGGCGCGGTCGCGAATCACCACCTCACCCCGTTCGACGTGCACGGTGGTGTCACCGTCTTCCGCCGCGCCGAGGCACAGCACCGTCACGGCGGGTGAGGGGGCCGGCAGGGGTGCTCCGTCCGCGATCAGCACGAGGTGCGCACCGGACGATCGTTGGTGCGGTATCCACTTCAGCCAGTCCCACGCGCCCCCGACGGCACGCACGGTGACGTCGTCGGGGCCGTGCAGTGTGGCGAGTTGGCACAGCGCCGCCCGGACGAGGTTCCGCACCGCGGCGGGATCACCGCTGAAGCAGATCAGGCCGGGGACGAGGAGGTTCACAGTGAGCGGCAGACCGTCGACCGTGGACCGGTCCCTCACCAGCGCCCGCGCGGCCTCCGCGGTCACCGGATCCACGTCGTCGTTGCCCGCCGCCTGCGGCGCGACCAGCTGGACGCTCGTCGGCGCTTGACCGAGACCGATTCGTACACAACCGAACTCAGCGTGCTGCGGACTGCGCTCCCACATTCGGCCGCCGCCGGCGATGACCCACAGGGTGTGCGGATCCGGGTGGGTGTGGTGCTCGTCGTCGTACTGCCCGCGAGCGGTGCCGGCGACGGCACGGTCGACACCGTCGAGATAGCGAAGGTAATCGCGCCGGTTACGGTCGACCTCGGCGCCGCGCTGTGTCCCGCGGGCGCCGAATACCAGGGTGCCGACCAGTGACATCACCATCATGACGGGAAAGAAGCCGAACATCGGGCTGCGCGCCTGGCCCGCCCCGGAGGTGAAGTACAGCAGCATCATCCCGCCTGCGGCGATGAGCATCGCGAAAGGCATCAGCCGGGCCAGCGGGTGACCGCCGGCCTGCCGGGGTACCGCAGGCGGCGTCTGCAGGACGAATTCCCCCGTACGGGCCAGGCGTTCGGTGATGTCCATCGTTGTTTGGACGGCCGGGACCACGGATCGGTTCCCTGTCCACAGCGTGGAAATTCCGTGCGTCGGGGTGTCGGCTCGCGCGGTTACGGTGACGAAGTCACGAGCGATCCCGGGGGGAGTCATGTCACTCAACGTGTGTCACGTGTCGGTGTACGCCGACGACGATATGGACGCGGTCGATCTGGTTCTGCCGGCGCGGGTTCCGGTGGTGTCGCTGCTCCCCGAGATCGTCGACCTCGTGACGGCGGGGCCCACCGGACCACGAGAGCCGTGGCAGCTCACCACGGTGAGCGGAGCCGTGCTCGATGAGTCGATTGCGTTGCAGGATCAAGGTATCGGTGACGGTGATCTGCTGCTGTTGAGCCCGGCGCGACCGCGGCTACCCGTCTTCGGCCGCACCGACCTCGTCACGGCGGTGATCGCGGCGGCCCCCGCACGGGGCGATACGCGCGCACTGCGGGTCACC comes from the Mycolicibacterium litorale genome and includes:
- a CDS encoding dienelactone hydrolase family protein — its product is MASTKKLFKALTRRGPYRVLRGDLAFAGLPGVVYTPESGMNLPGVAFGHDWLASGLRYSGTLEHLASWGIVAAAPDTETGIAPSVLNLAFDLGTTLDIITGVRLGPGQISVHPAKLAVVGHGFGGSAAVFTAAGMPDRLQAAAALFPTVSRPPAEQPAASLQVPGLILADPGDPMSLRSNAVELARAWKPATMRAVHKVTAGGLVEGRRLARAVKLPGEDRGTQRIVRALLTGYLLNELTGDRKYRDFSSSEAVLPKTDVMDPHSDDPVDLENKVVALLKP
- a CDS encoding LLM class F420-dependent oxidoreductase, with the protein product MRTGIFMSYAGGFREAVEDVVELEKVGVDIALVAEAYSFDAISQLGYLAAKTTRIELGSGVVPIYVRTPSLLAMTAAGLDYVSDGRFRLGIGTSGPQVMEGFHGVPFDAPLGRTREVVEICRQVWRRENVQFDGRHYQIPLPSEGPNARGTGLGKPLHLINHPVRERIPITIAALGPKNVELTAEIAEGWQPVFFYPERADAAWGDALRAGLAKRDPELGPLDVMVSAALAVGDDVDDRLAWVKPQLALYIGGMGARGKNFYHNLATRYGFGEVADHIQDLYLAGKKAEAIDAVPDELVRSVSLIGPKGFVKERLAAYAEAGATTLLLQPVTADRRESVRFVEELHALLP
- a CDS encoding type VII secretion target — protein: MGAVQAARVDGAALVGIAGRYDAAASIVDSAVRSHLSALSFDGSAAGRGYVAHGDALRAAVDDVVVALHTWARSAAGIAAMLRASATRYAQADADAASRV
- the glmM gene encoding phosphoglucosamine mutase; its protein translation is MARLFGTDGVRGVANRDLTAELALALGSAAARRLSTGGDARRRVAVVGRDPRASGEMLEAAVIAGLTSEGVDALRVGVLPTPAVAYLTNAYDADFGVMISASHNPMPDNGIKIFGPGGHKLDDATEDRIAELVQQGPGDRPVGAGIGRVVDAADALDRYLRHVGKAVTTRLDALTVVVDCAHGAASVAAPLAYRAAGANVLTINADPDGLNINEGCGSTHMETLQAAVVSYGADLGLAHDGDADRCLAVDANGRVIDGDAIMVVLALAMKEAGELTSDTLVATVMSNLGLHLAMRDAGIEVRTTSVGDRYVLEELRAGSYALGGEQSGHIVLPSLGTTGDGILTGLRLMSRMAQTRRSLAALAEPMQTLPQVLINVAVADKATVAQAPSVQTAVAEAEAALGDTGRILLRPSGTEQVVRVMVEAADEDTARQLAVRVAESVSEQR
- the rpsI gene encoding 30S ribosomal protein S9; protein product: MTEVTGTEAVESTTEEVTADVEPREPVYIDRPIQTVGRRKEAVVRVRLVPGTGKFNLDGRTLEDYFPNKVHQQLIKAPLVTVDRVDSFDVYAHLDGGGPSGQAGALRLALARALILVQPEDRPALKKAGFLTRDPRAIERKKYGLKKARKAPQYSKR
- the rplM gene encoding 50S ribosomal protein L13, producing MPTYTPKAGDTTRSWYVIDATDVVLGRLAVEAAKLLRGKHKPTFTPNVDGGDFVIVINAEKIALSGDKINKKYAYRHSGYPGGLRRRSIGEVLLKHPTRVVESAIVGMLPHNKLSRQVQKKLKVYAGPNHPHAAQQPIPFEIKQVAQ
- a CDS encoding WXG100 family type VII secretion target; its protein translation is MDHVLSYDFDQIEYTVRQEIHTTHGRLNAALDELRAQIAPLQQVWTRHAAEAYRAEQMRWDQAAAALNEILFGLGSAVRDGADDVAATDRSAANAWGW
- a CDS encoding WXG100 family type VII secretion target, with protein sequence MTTPTGGALNTDFELMGSVAGVIDARNEEIRAMLQSFIGRMTSVPPSVWGGVAAVRFREVVDRWNGESVKLHTALQRIAETMRSNQQALLAAADGHSHQIGVIGQTL
- a CDS encoding type VII secretion-associated protein, producing the protein MTLLEVGPVTIRGPRPIDDDKASAAIESIDDDLMLVNDRPAAVRTVMTELLRSAAGPGDGGLTVVHPSWWSRRRVEVVLEASTGIDAEVITRAELFGDGLTPVVEIAAEHVAVVSTGVCTITRTTDDAVCTAVVREIGHAPSAVVDAPPGVGGDALAAAIIAALGERGVTATRAGPPVARVTDRPAPERRRRRTGPLLAGALVTTVCVGAAAITYDGTPAPAEPTALLVEGRVGVIVPALWTVQRVTEGSGSARVQITSPTDHAVALHLTQSVLPRPQPLEEVADTLRDALQAEDADVFTDFRAVDERGGRAVATYQERRAKHQTEWAVLVDNALRIAIGCQHPIGGADPIRPVCETAVRSTHAVF